In Pseudomonas sp. MYb327, one DNA window encodes the following:
- a CDS encoding DUF1127 domain-containing protein, which produces MERTLSSDLFFEDTAAKTQASMPLRVIANLMLWQRRISSRHQLARLDSRLLADAGISEAQRYEELSKPFWR; this is translated from the coding sequence ATGGAACGTACACTCAGTTCCGATCTGTTCTTCGAAGACACCGCTGCAAAAACCCAGGCTTCCATGCCTCTGCGCGTTATCGCCAACCTGATGCTGTGGCAGCGCCGCATCTCCAGCCGCCATCAACTGGCTCGTCTGGATTCGCGTCTGCTGGCTGACGCCGGGATTAGCGAAGCACAACGCTACGAAGAGCTGAGCAAGCCGTTCTGGCGCTAA
- a CDS encoding acetyl-CoA hydrolase/transferase family protein, with protein MYRDRIRLTSLLDKVMSAADAAALIEDGMTVGMSGFTRAGEAKAVPQALAERAKVTPLKISLMTGASLGNDLDKQLTEAGVLSRRMPFQVDSTLRKAINAGEVMFIDQHLSETVEQLRNQQLKLPDIAVIEAVAITEQGHIVPTTSVGNSASFAIFAKHVIVEINMAHNPNLEGLHDIYIPTYRPTRTPIPLVKVDDRIGSTAIPIPPEKIVAIVVTNQADSPSTVLAPDAETQAIADHLIDFFKQEVAAGRMTNKLGPLQAGIGTIANSVMCGLIDSPFEDLTMYSEVLQDSTFDLIDAGKLSFASGSSITLSSRRNADVFGNLERYKDKLVLRPQEISNHPEVVRRLGIIGINTALEFDIYGNVNSTHVCGTRMMNGIGGSGDFARNAHLSVFVTKSIAKGGAISSVVPMVSHVDHTEHDVDILVTEVGLADLRGLAPRERARVIIDKCVHPDYRQALNDYFTAACAMGGHTPHILRDALSWHINLEETGKMLTK; from the coding sequence ATGTACCGTGACCGTATTCGCCTGACTTCGTTGTTGGACAAAGTGATGAGTGCTGCCGACGCTGCCGCTTTGATTGAGGACGGCATGACCGTCGGCATGAGTGGCTTTACTCGCGCCGGCGAAGCCAAGGCCGTCCCTCAGGCATTGGCCGAGCGTGCCAAGGTCACGCCGCTGAAGATCAGCCTGATGACTGGCGCAAGTCTGGGCAACGACCTCGACAAGCAGCTGACCGAAGCTGGCGTGCTGTCGCGGCGCATGCCGTTCCAGGTCGATAGCACCCTGCGCAAGGCGATCAATGCCGGTGAAGTCATGTTCATTGACCAGCACTTATCGGAAACCGTGGAACAACTGCGCAACCAGCAATTGAAGCTGCCGGACATTGCTGTTATTGAAGCCGTTGCAATCACCGAGCAAGGGCATATCGTGCCAACCACCTCGGTAGGCAACTCGGCCAGCTTCGCGATTTTCGCCAAGCATGTGATCGTCGAGATCAATATGGCGCACAACCCGAATCTCGAAGGTCTGCACGACATCTACATCCCGACCTATCGCCCGACCCGCACGCCGATTCCGCTGGTCAAGGTCGACGATCGCATTGGCAGCACTGCCATCCCGATTCCACCTGAAAAAATCGTTGCCATCGTGGTCACCAACCAGGCTGACTCTCCTTCTACGGTGCTGGCACCGGACGCCGAGACCCAAGCCATTGCCGACCACCTGATCGACTTCTTCAAACAGGAAGTCGCCGCCGGGCGCATGACCAACAAACTAGGTCCGTTGCAAGCCGGCATTGGCACCATCGCCAACTCGGTAATGTGTGGCCTGATCGACTCTCCGTTCGAAGACCTGACGATGTACTCCGAAGTGCTGCAGGACTCGACCTTCGACCTGATCGACGCAGGCAAGCTGAGCTTTGCGTCTGGCAGCTCGATCACCTTGTCGAGCCGGCGCAATGCCGACGTGTTCGGTAATCTGGAACGTTACAAGGACAAACTGGTTTTGCGCCCGCAGGAGATTTCCAATCACCCTGAAGTCGTGCGTCGTCTCGGTATTATCGGTATCAACACGGCGCTGGAGTTCGACATCTATGGCAACGTCAACTCCACTCACGTCTGCGGCACGCGGATGATGAACGGCATCGGCGGCTCGGGCGACTTCGCGCGCAACGCGCACCTGTCCGTGTTCGTGACCAAGTCGATCGCCAAGGGCGGCGCGATCTCCAGCGTGGTGCCGATGGTCAGCCATGTTGACCACACCGAACATGATGTTGACATCCTCGTGACCGAAGTGGGCCTGGCAGACTTGCGAGGTCTGGCGCCCCGGGAGCGGGCCCGGGTCATCATCGATAAATGCGTACACCCGGATTACCGCCAGGCGCTGAATGATTACTTCACTGCTGCATGCGCCATGGGCGGCCACACCCCCCACATCCTGCGTGATGCCCTCAGCTGGCACATCAATCTGGAAGAAACCGGGAAAATGCTGACAAAGTAA
- a CDS encoding DUF2388 domain-containing protein: MRNPLIAATLGLLLLADMAQAHTLVATSNILIRATQRTLDFTSDTTTSIRDSKIVREAQDDAASFVASDGDIRGAHLESAFNLLRTRVPEARDASDQDLAEAILAL; the protein is encoded by the coding sequence ATGCGTAACCCGCTGATTGCCGCCACCCTTGGCCTGCTTTTGTTGGCCGATATGGCCCAGGCCCACACCCTGGTCGCCACCAGTAACATCCTCATTCGCGCCACCCAGCGCACCCTGGATTTCACTTCCGATACCACCACGTCGATCCGCGACTCGAAAATCGTTCGGGAAGCTCAGGACGATGCGGCCAGTTTTGTGGCCAGCGATGGCGACATTCGTGGCGCGCACCTGGAATCGGCTTTTAATCTGCTGCGCACACGAGTCCCGGAAGCTCGCGATGCCAGTGATCAGGATCTCGCCGAAGCCATCCTCGCCCTGTGA
- a CDS encoding NAD(P) transhydrogenase subunit alpha → MEDMLISHGIYNLIIFVLAIYVGYHVVWNVTPALHTPLMAVTNAISAIVIVGAMLAAALTVTPLGKTMGTLAVALAAVNVFGGFLVTRRMLEMFKKKAASAKAPAAKAEAVKAEVQQA, encoded by the coding sequence ATGGAAGACATGCTGATCTCTCACGGTATCTACAACCTGATCATCTTTGTGCTGGCTATCTATGTCGGCTACCACGTGGTCTGGAACGTGACACCTGCACTGCACACCCCGCTGATGGCCGTTACCAACGCCATTTCGGCCATCGTCATTGTGGGCGCCATGCTCGCTGCCGCCCTCACCGTGACCCCGCTGGGCAAGACCATGGGCACCCTGGCCGTGGCACTGGCCGCGGTCAACGTGTTTGGTGGCTTCCTGGTCACCCGGCGCATGCTGGAAATGTTCAAGAAGAAAGCGGCTTCAGCAAAAGCTCCGGCAGCCAAGGCCGAAGCAGTCAAGGCTGAGGTGCAGCAAGCATGA
- a CDS encoding Re/Si-specific NAD(P)(+) transhydrogenase subunit alpha has protein sequence MHIGVPLETQTGETRVAATPETIKKLIGQGHKVTVQSGAGVNASVVDSAYEAAGAAIGSASDAFGAELILKVVAPSDSELALIKSGTVVVGMLNPFNNETIAKMAECGITAFALEAAPRTSRAQSLDVLSSQANIAGYKAVLLAAHYYPRFMPMLMTAAGTVKAARVLILGAGVAGLQAIATAKRLGAVIEASDVRPAVKEQIESLGAKFVDVPYETDEERECAVGVGGYARPMPASWMQRQAVAVHERAKQADIVITTALIPGRKAPTLLSAETVAQMKPGSVVIDLAAAQGGNCPLTVADQVVVENGVTIVGPTNLAAAVGADASALYARNLLDFMKLLFDKEGQLVINLEDDIVAACLMCRDGQIVRKNG, from the coding sequence GTGCACATTGGTGTTCCTCTCGAAACCCAGACCGGTGAAACACGGGTTGCTGCAACCCCCGAAACCATCAAGAAGCTAATCGGCCAGGGTCATAAGGTCACTGTACAAAGCGGCGCCGGCGTCAATGCCAGCGTTGTCGACAGTGCCTATGAAGCTGCTGGTGCAGCCATTGGCAGCGCCAGTGACGCATTTGGTGCAGAGCTGATTTTGAAGGTTGTCGCCCCCAGCGACAGCGAGCTTGCGCTGATAAAGAGCGGCACCGTTGTGGTGGGGATGCTCAATCCGTTCAATAACGAAACCATCGCCAAGATGGCCGAGTGCGGCATTACCGCCTTTGCCCTGGAGGCCGCGCCTCGCACTTCCCGCGCCCAAAGCTTGGATGTGCTGTCCTCGCAAGCCAACATTGCCGGCTATAAAGCTGTGCTGCTGGCCGCTCATTACTATCCGCGTTTCATGCCGATGCTGATGACCGCTGCGGGCACCGTTAAAGCGGCGCGCGTGCTGATTCTCGGCGCGGGCGTAGCCGGCTTGCAGGCGATTGCTACGGCGAAGCGCCTGGGTGCGGTTATCGAAGCGTCTGATGTGCGCCCTGCGGTAAAGGAGCAGATCGAATCTCTTGGCGCCAAGTTCGTCGACGTGCCTTACGAGACCGATGAAGAGCGTGAATGCGCCGTCGGTGTCGGCGGTTATGCGCGCCCTATGCCAGCGAGCTGGATGCAGCGCCAGGCCGTGGCCGTGCACGAACGCGCCAAGCAGGCAGATATCGTCATCACCACGGCACTGATTCCGGGTCGCAAGGCACCGACGCTGCTCAGCGCGGAAACCGTGGCACAGATGAAACCCGGCTCGGTGGTCATCGACCTTGCCGCAGCCCAGGGTGGCAACTGCCCGCTGACCGTGGCCGATCAGGTGGTTGTCGAAAACGGCGTGACGATCGTTGGTCCGACCAATCTGGCTGCCGCGGTTGGCGCCGATGCTTCGGCCCTGTATGCCCGCAACCTGCTGGACTTCATGAAACTGTTGTTCGATAAAGAAGGACAACTGGTGATCAACCTTGAAGACGATATCGTCGCCGCGTGCCTGATGTGCCGCGATGGCCAGATCGTGCGCAAGAACGGCTGA
- a CDS encoding NAD(P)(+) transhydrogenase (Re/Si-specific) subunit beta, with translation MSMNLVTSLYLIASVCFIQALKGLSHPTTSRRGNLFGMLGMGLAILTTVGLIYKLGSELAHDGIVYVIVGLLIGGTAGSIMAKRVEMTKMPELVAFMHSMIGLAAVFIAVAAVVEPQSLGIVQQLGDAIPAGNRLELFLGAAIGAITFSGSVIAFGKLAGKYKFRLFQGAPVQFGGQHKLNLLLGLATLALGVTFMLTGDYTAFGVMLALAFVLGVLIIIPIGGADMPVVVSMLNSYSGWAAAGIGFSLNNSMLIIAGSLVGSSGAILSYIMCKAMNRSFFNVLLGGFGNTAEAGPAGAKEARPVKSGSADDATFLLTNADTVIIVPGYGLAVARAQHALKELTEKLTHRGVTVKYAIHPVAGRMPGHMNVLLAEAEVPYDQVFEMDDINSEFGQADVVLVLGANDVVNPAAKNDPKSPIAGMPILEAFKAKTIIVNKRSMASGYAGLDNELFYLDKTMMVFGDAKKVIEDMVKAVE, from the coding sequence ATGAGCATGAATCTGGTTACTTCCCTGTATTTGATCGCCTCGGTCTGCTTTATCCAGGCGCTCAAGGGACTCTCGCACCCAACTACCTCGCGTCGCGGCAATCTGTTCGGCATGCTCGGAATGGGTCTGGCGATCCTCACTACCGTCGGCCTAATCTACAAGCTTGGTTCCGAACTGGCCCATGACGGGATCGTCTACGTGATCGTCGGTCTGCTGATCGGCGGCACCGCCGGTTCGATCATGGCCAAACGCGTTGAAATGACCAAGATGCCCGAGCTGGTCGCCTTCATGCACAGCATGATCGGCCTGGCCGCAGTGTTCATCGCCGTGGCGGCCGTGGTCGAGCCACAGTCGCTGGGCATCGTCCAGCAACTCGGTGACGCCATTCCGGCTGGTAACCGTCTGGAACTGTTCCTCGGTGCAGCCATCGGTGCGATCACCTTCTCCGGTTCGGTGATTGCATTCGGCAAACTGGCTGGCAAGTACAAGTTCCGCCTGTTTCAGGGTGCACCGGTACAGTTTGGCGGTCAGCACAAGCTGAACCTGCTGTTGGGCCTGGCAACACTGGCCCTGGGCGTGACCTTCATGCTCACCGGCGACTACACCGCTTTCGGCGTGATGCTGGCACTGGCCTTCGTACTCGGCGTGCTGATCATCATCCCTATCGGCGGCGCGGACATGCCGGTTGTGGTGTCGATGCTCAACAGTTACTCAGGCTGGGCGGCAGCGGGTATCGGCTTCTCGCTGAACAACTCGATGCTGATCATCGCCGGTTCGCTGGTGGGTTCGTCCGGCGCGATCCTCTCGTACATCATGTGCAAGGCAATGAACCGCTCCTTCTTTAATGTACTGCTCGGCGGTTTCGGCAATACAGCCGAAGCAGGTCCCGCGGGTGCCAAAGAAGCTCGCCCAGTGAAATCCGGTTCGGCTGACGACGCGACGTTCCTGCTGACCAACGCCGACACCGTGATCATCGTTCCGGGCTACGGCCTGGCGGTAGCGCGGGCACAGCATGCGCTGAAGGAACTGACTGAGAAGCTGACCCATCGCGGCGTGACCGTGAAGTACGCCATCCACCCGGTTGCCGGTCGTATGCCGGGCCACATGAACGTCCTGCTGGCCGAGGCCGAAGTGCCTTACGACCAGGTGTTCGAGATGGACGACATCAACTCCGAGTTCGGCCAGGCCGACGTGGTGCTGGTGCTGGGCGCCAACGACGTGGTCAACCCGGCCGCCAAAAACGATCCGAAATCGCCGATTGCCGGCATGCCGATCCTCGAAGCGTTCAAGGCCAAGACTATCATCGTCAACAAGCGCTCGATGGCCAGCGGCTACGCGGGCCTGGACAACGAACTGTTCTATCTGGACAAAACCATGATGGTGTTCGGCGACGCTAAAAAGGTCATCGAAGACATGGTCAAAGCCGTCGAATAA
- a CDS encoding LysR family transcriptional regulator, with amino-acid sequence MRRKIPSTTALISFEAAARHESFTKAAQELSLTQGAICRQIASLEDFLSVELFRRSRRGVKLTEAGLSYSRRVATQLDAVERDTLSVMGQQGANVIELAVVPTFGTQWLLPRLKDFQQKHPEVTVNLTNRTRPFLFADTDFDAAIYFGDADWSGTESHRLMGEHPLPVCSPDVLGKRTILTAGEIAELPLLQQTTRPYAWRQWFDSQNLNVPRDMTGPRYELFSMLAQAAMHDMGIALIPPFLIQRELAEKRLVIANPQTLTSIKAYYLMIPERKVESASLKAFRDWLITQAHSYSLEG; translated from the coding sequence ATGCGCAGAAAGATACCCAGTACAACCGCCCTCATTAGCTTCGAGGCAGCTGCGCGCCATGAAAGCTTTACCAAGGCAGCGCAGGAGCTTTCGCTGACACAGGGGGCGATTTGCCGACAGATCGCCAGCCTTGAGGACTTCCTGAGCGTGGAGCTGTTTCGACGCTCCCGGCGCGGCGTCAAGTTGACGGAAGCCGGTCTGTCCTACAGCCGCCGTGTAGCGACGCAACTTGACGCAGTCGAACGGGATACCTTGTCCGTAATGGGTCAACAAGGTGCCAACGTGATCGAACTCGCGGTGGTTCCGACCTTTGGCACCCAGTGGCTCCTGCCTCGGCTTAAGGATTTCCAGCAGAAACACCCGGAAGTGACGGTCAACCTGACCAACCGCACGCGCCCCTTCCTGTTTGCCGATACCGACTTCGATGCCGCGATCTATTTCGGCGATGCGGACTGGTCGGGTACAGAATCGCACCGCCTGATGGGCGAGCATCCGCTACCCGTATGCAGTCCTGACGTATTGGGGAAAAGGACCATTCTGACTGCCGGCGAAATCGCCGAGTTGCCGCTCCTGCAGCAGACCACTCGCCCCTACGCCTGGCGACAATGGTTCGACTCCCAAAACTTGAATGTCCCTCGCGACATGACAGGGCCACGCTACGAGCTATTCTCAATGCTGGCCCAGGCGGCGATGCACGACATGGGCATCGCACTGATTCCGCCGTTCCTGATTCAGCGTGAATTGGCAGAGAAGCGCCTGGTTATTGCGAATCCTCAGACGCTGACCAGCATTAAAGCCTATTACTTGATGATTCCTGAACGAAAGGTCGAATCTGCGTCTTTAAAGGCTTTTCGCGACTGGTTGATAACCCAAGCTCATAGCTACAGCCTAGAAGGATAA
- a CDS encoding DUF4105 domain-containing protein: MKSSSAWLLAGALLLLGNSAHAGLELHLKTEGLSPAQQQASQALLDEAMQALPPRFIEKLDRRIDVGWTDNMPSNAYGQASLVSELDLNRNLLASLTDGSAATRKTYRPHGTVRREMLATVLHELTHIYDRSRLWPDAERKLIQRCTRRNASSGLIGIPDECRSQSDRRFTLSDDPRLLDLAGWQQYVGRRGEREQHNRQIARTPDIYETSSAKEFVAVNMEYFLLDPSYACRRPALYRYYKEHFGWAPAAKDECGKTFAFLNAGNDFAKTPLGQVDPERVYAVDYLLAEANQNWVSRWGHSMLRLVICAPGRPRGPDCRLDLDQHLVLSYRAFVGDVQLSSWDGLVGKYPSRLFVLPLAQVIDEYTKTELRSLASVPLNLSRDEIENLVERAAEMHWSYDGSYFFLSNNCAVEELKLLRSGTNNSKLVALDNIMPNGLLEVLKGRGLADTSVLDNPREALRLGYRFDSFRERYQAMFEVLRKRLPIKQEKVEDWLSLTAAERRQWFDQADLRASAALLLLEQASFRQQLLLAQDEVKQRYLGARELKNGGMDKANATLRQILDNSGFLSRPAELLGSGGYGLPQPAEWQRLESESSLRQKQLQALTGDLDKEVRALLEPSRAAEMAANEANVKQIGEHLRKLHKAAGGLELP; the protein is encoded by the coding sequence GTGAAGTCTTCATCTGCCTGGCTATTGGCCGGGGCGCTGTTGCTGCTTGGCAATAGCGCCCACGCCGGCCTTGAACTGCATCTCAAAACCGAAGGCCTGAGCCCGGCGCAACAGCAGGCCAGCCAGGCCCTGCTCGATGAAGCCATGCAGGCGCTGCCACCGCGCTTCATCGAGAAACTCGACCGGCGCATCGACGTCGGTTGGACCGACAACATGCCAAGCAATGCCTACGGCCAGGCGTCGCTGGTGTCCGAGCTCGACCTGAATCGCAACCTGCTGGCAAGTCTCACGGACGGCAGCGCTGCGACCAGGAAAACCTATCGCCCCCACGGCACTGTACGCCGGGAAATGCTGGCGACGGTGCTACACGAACTGACCCATATTTATGACCGCTCGCGACTTTGGCCGGACGCCGAGCGCAAGTTGATCCAGCGTTGTACCCGGCGCAATGCCAGCTCTGGACTGATCGGTATTCCCGACGAATGCCGCAGCCAGTCCGACCGACGCTTTACCCTCAGCGACGATCCGCGCCTGCTCGACCTTGCCGGCTGGCAACAATACGTAGGCCGTCGTGGCGAGCGCGAACAGCACAACCGTCAGATCGCCCGCACCCCGGACATCTACGAGACAAGCAGCGCGAAAGAATTCGTCGCGGTCAACATGGAGTATTTCCTCCTCGACCCAAGCTACGCCTGCCGCCGTCCGGCGCTGTATCGCTATTACAAGGAACACTTTGGCTGGGCGCCCGCCGCCAAGGACGAATGCGGCAAAACCTTCGCCTTCCTCAATGCCGGCAATGACTTTGCCAAAACCCCACTGGGCCAGGTCGATCCGGAACGGGTTTATGCCGTCGATTATCTGCTGGCCGAGGCTAACCAGAATTGGGTCAGTCGCTGGGGCCACAGCATGTTGCGGCTGGTGATCTGCGCCCCGGGCCGACCACGTGGACCGGATTGCCGGCTGGATCTCGATCAGCACTTGGTGCTTTCTTACCGCGCATTCGTCGGCGACGTACAACTGTCGAGTTGGGATGGCTTGGTGGGCAAGTACCCGTCACGCCTGTTCGTGTTGCCATTGGCCCAGGTGATCGACGAATACACCAAGACCGAGTTACGCAGTCTCGCCTCCGTGCCGCTGAACCTGTCACGCGACGAGATCGAAAACCTGGTTGAACGCGCCGCCGAGATGCACTGGAGTTACGACGGCAGCTACTTTTTTCTCTCCAACAACTGCGCCGTGGAAGAGCTGAAGTTACTGCGTAGCGGCACCAACAATTCCAAACTGGTTGCTCTCGACAACATCATGCCCAATGGTTTGCTGGAAGTGCTGAAGGGTCGCGGGCTGGCGGACACCAGCGTGCTGGACAATCCCCGTGAAGCGCTGCGCCTGGGTTATCGGTTCGACTCTTTCCGGGAGCGTTACCAGGCGATGTTCGAGGTTTTGAGAAAGCGCCTGCCGATCAAACAGGAGAAGGTCGAAGACTGGTTGTCCCTGACAGCAGCCGAGCGTCGCCAATGGTTCGATCAGGCTGATTTGCGAGCCAGCGCGGCATTGCTCCTGCTGGAACAGGCAAGTTTTCGCCAGCAGTTGCTCTTGGCTCAGGACGAGGTGAAGCAGCGTTATCTGGGTGCCCGAGAGCTGAAAAATGGCGGGATGGACAAAGCCAACGCGACACTGCGGCAGATTCTCGATAACAGCGGTTTCCTGAGTCGTCCGGCCGAACTTCTCGGCAGCGGCGGGTATGGTCTGCCGCAACCGGCGGAATGGCAACG
- a CDS encoding DUF2388 domain-containing protein, translating into MGFPTRLLTTSMILAASYCGQVQAFDAFNLSTQGTVASGYATSMVTSAPFDHKLLLAAQDDAAAFIATDGQLRGARLESALNYLRRTQPKLHASDLELAQAILVQ; encoded by the coding sequence ATGGGTTTTCCTACACGCCTGCTCACCACTTCAATGATTCTTGCGGCCAGCTACTGCGGTCAGGTCCAGGCTTTCGACGCCTTTAACCTATCCACGCAAGGCACTGTCGCCAGCGGATACGCCACAAGTATGGTGACCTCTGCACCCTTCGACCATAAACTGCTGCTCGCCGCCCAGGATGACGCTGCGGCGTTCATCGCCACTGACGGCCAACTGAGAGGCGCTCGACTGGAATCGGCACTGAATTATCTGCGCCGGACCCAGCCAAAACTTCATGCCAGCGACCTTGAACTGGCACAGGCAATTCTCGTCCAATAG
- a CDS encoding DUF2388 domain-containing protein: MSRLRLLSAAALLAVAANSHATSFIVTTDAVVGALKSSSDATSDVTSSFHDDKIVLAARDDAASFVASEGAIRGVKLESALDHIRHQAPQLNATDAQLAQAILTI; this comes from the coding sequence ATGTCCCGTCTTCGTCTGCTCAGCGCTGCAGCCCTGCTTGCCGTGGCTGCCAATTCCCACGCCACCAGCTTCATCGTGACCACCGATGCGGTCGTTGGAGCACTCAAATCCAGTTCCGACGCAACTTCGGATGTCACGTCTTCATTTCATGACGACAAAATCGTGCTCGCCGCCCGAGATGACGCAGCCAGCTTCGTCGCCAGCGAAGGCGCCATCCGCGGTGTGAAACTCGAGAGCGCGCTGGACCATATTCGTCATCAGGCGCCACAGCTGAACGCAACCGACGCACAACTGGCCCAGGCCATCCTGACCATCTAA